The following are encoded together in the Amyelois transitella isolate CPQ chromosome 6, ilAmyTran1.1, whole genome shotgun sequence genome:
- the LOC106131112 gene encoding uroporphyrinogen decarboxylase isoform X1, whose product MDYTNKNFPELKNDRLLRAALGKEVDKVPVWVMRQAGRYLPEFQAVRAKHDFFTVCRTPELACEVTLQPLRRYEHLDASIIFSDILVIPQALGMTVEMHPGVGPVFPNPLQDPSDIDQLQEDGAVSRLLYVGKAITLTRHKIEGKVPLIGFTGAPFTLLGYMIEGGGSKTMAKTKDWLQNHSKDVHRLLQMLTRVIIDYLVMQVESGAQLLQVFESSADHLTREQFADISAPYLKDIRNEVKIKLGEKQLGQVPMTIFAKGAGHSLDVQSQLGYETIGLDWTVDPVEARKIVGDGITLQGNLDPQDLYKTPEEIRNLTINMVRKFGKLRYIANLGHGITPQTPLESMAAFTESVHEAL is encoded by the exons ATGGATTACACAAATAAG AACTTCCCGGAACTGAAAAACGATAGACTATTGCGTGCAGCCTTGGGCAAAGAAGTCGATAAAGTACCAGTATGGGTGATGCGGCAAGCTGGTAGATATCTTCCCGAATTTCAAGCCGTACGAGCTAAGCATGATTTCTTCACCGTATGCCGAACGCCGGAACTGGCTTGCGAGGTTACTCTGCAGCCTTTAAGACGATATGAACACCTTGACGCCTCTATTATATTTAGTGATATCCTTGTTATACCACAGGCTTTAGGAATGACAGTAGAAATGCATCCTGGAGTG gGTCCTGTATTCCCGAACCCATTACAAGACCCATCAGATATCGATCAACTGCAAGAGGATGGAGCAGTGTCACGCTTGTTGTATGTTGGAAAAGCTATTACGCTAACAAGACACAAAATTGAGGGGAAAGTACCTTTGATTGGATTTACTGGAGCACCT tTCACATTATTAGGTTACATGATTGAGGGTGGAGGAAGTAAAACTATGGCAAAAACAAAAGACTGGTTACAAAATCATTCCAAAGATGTACACAGACTGCTTCAAATGCTGACTCGAGTCATCATAGATTATTTAGTTATGCag gTCGAAAGTGGTGCTCAATTGCTACAAGTTTTTGAATCCAGTGCAGATCACCTAACCAGAGAGCAGTTTGCTGATATATCTGCACCATATTTAAAGGATATTAGAAATGAAGTGAAAATTAAACTTGGAGAAAAACAACTGGGGCAAGTCCCTATG ACTATTTTTGCAAAAGGCGCAGGGCATTCTTTAGATGTCCAATCTCAATTGGGATATGAAACTATAGGGCTTGACTGGACCGTTGACCCAGTTGAGGCCAGAAAAATTGTTGGAGATGGCATCACATTACAAGGCAACCTGGATCCGCAAGATTTGTATAAAACTCCC GAGGAAATTAGAAACCTAACCATAAACATGGTACGGAAATTCGGAAAATTGAGATATATAGCCAACTTAGGACATGGAATCACGCCTCAAACGCCACTAGAAAGCATGGCCGCTTTCACTGAATCAGTTCATGAAGCTCTTTGA
- the LOC106131112 gene encoding uroporphyrinogen decarboxylase isoform X2, with protein MRQAGRYLPEFQAVRAKHDFFTVCRTPELACEVTLQPLRRYEHLDASIIFSDILVIPQALGMTVEMHPGVGPVFPNPLQDPSDIDQLQEDGAVSRLLYVGKAITLTRHKIEGKVPLIGFTGAPFTLLGYMIEGGGSKTMAKTKDWLQNHSKDVHRLLQMLTRVIIDYLVMQVESGAQLLQVFESSADHLTREQFADISAPYLKDIRNEVKIKLGEKQLGQVPMTIFAKGAGHSLDVQSQLGYETIGLDWTVDPVEARKIVGDGITLQGNLDPQDLYKTPEEIRNLTINMVRKFGKLRYIANLGHGITPQTPLESMAAFTESVHEAL; from the exons ATGCGGCAAGCTGGTAGATATCTTCCCGAATTTCAAGCCGTACGAGCTAAGCATGATTTCTTCACCGTATGCCGAACGCCGGAACTGGCTTGCGAGGTTACTCTGCAGCCTTTAAGACGATATGAACACCTTGACGCCTCTATTATATTTAGTGATATCCTTGTTATACCACAGGCTTTAGGAATGACAGTAGAAATGCATCCTGGAGTG gGTCCTGTATTCCCGAACCCATTACAAGACCCATCAGATATCGATCAACTGCAAGAGGATGGAGCAGTGTCACGCTTGTTGTATGTTGGAAAAGCTATTACGCTAACAAGACACAAAATTGAGGGGAAAGTACCTTTGATTGGATTTACTGGAGCACCT tTCACATTATTAGGTTACATGATTGAGGGTGGAGGAAGTAAAACTATGGCAAAAACAAAAGACTGGTTACAAAATCATTCCAAAGATGTACACAGACTGCTTCAAATGCTGACTCGAGTCATCATAGATTATTTAGTTATGCag gTCGAAAGTGGTGCTCAATTGCTACAAGTTTTTGAATCCAGTGCAGATCACCTAACCAGAGAGCAGTTTGCTGATATATCTGCACCATATTTAAAGGATATTAGAAATGAAGTGAAAATTAAACTTGGAGAAAAACAACTGGGGCAAGTCCCTATG ACTATTTTTGCAAAAGGCGCAGGGCATTCTTTAGATGTCCAATCTCAATTGGGATATGAAACTATAGGGCTTGACTGGACCGTTGACCCAGTTGAGGCCAGAAAAATTGTTGGAGATGGCATCACATTACAAGGCAACCTGGATCCGCAAGATTTGTATAAAACTCCC GAGGAAATTAGAAACCTAACCATAAACATGGTACGGAAATTCGGAAAATTGAGATATATAGCCAACTTAGGACATGGAATCACGCCTCAAACGCCACTAGAAAGCATGGCCGCTTTCACTGAATCAGTTCATGAAGCTCTTTGA
- the LOC106131111 gene encoding COP9 signalosome complex subunit 3: MASPLEQFVNNVRTMSASGNFRDLCDIISKCDEVLQRNSAHLNTVLETLDIQQHSLGVLAVLVAKFSTSQGASDVDKTTMIQQIQDFINNCNGEQVRFAPDLYADLCHLLTDCLVEVKKPIRGIEILKKAIRKIQLFDSQLTSIHADLCQLCLLSKCMKPALEFLDTDVTAIGSELGGNNDSKHFFLYYYYGGMIYTAMKNYDRALYFFEVVVTVPAMVVSHIMLEAYKKYILVSFILHGKFLPLPKYVSQVVCRFLKPLSVAYHELGTSQHAAIKHRETFVRDKNMGLVNQVLSSMYKKNIQRLTKTFLTLSLSDVASRVQLSGPAQAESYILNMIEEGEIYAMINQKDGMVVFLDSPEKYASPETLCVLEQQMAECTKLHQYIQEMDEQIQANPQYIKKTVSVMDDDFPPVSQNSKTTYSM, from the exons ATGGCTTCGCCATTGGAACAATTTGTTAATAATGTGCGGACGATGTCGGCTTCTG GTAACTTCCGTGATCTGTGTGACATAATTTCCAAATGCGATGAAGTATTACAACGAAATAGTGCACATTTGAATACTGTATTGGAAACTCTGGATATCCAGCAGCATTCACTTGGAGTTTTGGCCGTCCTTGTTGCAAAATTTTCAACATCCCAG GGGGCTAGCGATGTTGACAAAACTACTATGATTCAGcaaattcaagattttattaataactgcAATGGTGAACAAGTACGTTTTGCACCtgatttat ATGCTGATCTATGCCACTTGTTAACTGACTGTCTTGTTGAGGTGAAAAAGCCGATCAGGGGAATAGAAATACTCAAGAAGGCCATCAGGAaaattcagctgtttgactctCAACTTACATCAATTCATGCTGACCTGTGTCAACTATGTCTTCTTTCAAAATGTATGAAACCTGCTTTGGAATTTTTAGACACAGATGTTACAGCAATTGGTTCAGAG cTTGGTGGTAACAATGATTCGAAACATTTCTTTCTTTACTATTACTATGGAGGGATGATATATACAGCCATGAAGAACTATGACAGAGCCTTGTATTTCTTTGAAGTTGTTGTAACTGTTCCGGCTATGGTGGTCTCGCACATCATGCTTGAAGCATACAAGAAGTATATATTGGTCTCATTCATTTTACATGGCAAG TTTCTACCTTTGCCCAAGTACGTATCCCAAGTAGTTTGCCGCTTTTTAAAACCATTATCAGTGGCTTACCATGAACTTGGTACTTCGCAACACGCGGCAATAAAACACCGCGAAACATTTGTCCGCGACAAAAACATGGGCTTAGTGAACCag GTACTAAGTTCAatgtataagaaaaatattcagcGCCTCACAAAGACGTTTTTGACACTCTCGTTGTCCGACGTTGCATCCCGAGTGCAGTTGTCGGGACCAGCGCAAGCAGAAAGTTATATTCTTAATATG attGAAGAGGGTGAAATATATGCCATGATTAACCAGAAGGACGGTATGGTAGTATTTTTAGATAGTCCTGAAAAGTACGCGTCGCCTGAAACACTATGCGTTTTAGAACAACAAATGGCAGAGTGTACAAAGTTACATCAATACATTCAGGAAATGGATGAGCAGATACAAGCCAATCCACAG TACATAAAGAAAACTGTTAGTGTCATGGATGACGATTTTCCTCCTGTAAGTCAGAATTCAAAAACAACTTATTCAATGTAA
- the LOC106131161 gene encoding RWD domain-containing protein 2B, translating to MSNNCVRELICNCLTQQISELELLKSMYPNNDEIVLTDSNMLTDINNFLDNKTEYIPSHLDFTIHLLMNDMKLECCINLPTYYPEEEPDIFIRCNQLNRQQETHLNKELIKYIKDNHSGDVCIYTAISWLQENIEAFAYKSDNEVKPVVSKTTGEGKFVRLWIYSHHIYNKKKRDEIIKTSKELNLTGFCLPGKPGIVCIEGPDFNCQEWWKNIKSMSWKKIMIRKTETFQSVQEKNERKFHNFEEIIFRNASNKYSKHADMSGFSKYMEEFGLSQAFNEVFRLGPD from the coding sequence ATGTCGAATAATTGTGTTCGagaattaatttgtaattgtttGACCCAGCAGATAAGCGAGTTGGAATTGTTAAAATCAATGTATCCTAACAATGATGAAATTGTATTAACAGACAGCAATATGCTGACTGACATCAACAATTTCTTAgataataaaactgaatatATTCCTAGTCATTTGGATTTTACAATTCATCTTCTTATGAATGATATGAAACTGGAATGTTGCATCAATTTGCCAACTTATTACCCAGAGGAGGAACCTGATATCTTTATAAGATGTAATCAATTGAATAGACAACAAGaaacacatttaaataaagaattaataaaatatattaaagataATCATTCTGGAGATGTCTGTATTTATACTGCAATATCGTGGTTACAGGAAAATATTGAAGCATTTGCTTATAAATCAGACAATGAAGTGAAACCAGTAGTTTCCAAGACCACTGGGGAAGGCAAATTTGTTCGCTTGTGGATATATTCTCATcatatatacaataaaaaaaaaagagatgaaataataaaaacatccaAGGAATTGAACTTAACTGGTTTTTGTCTTCCAGGAAAACCTGGTATTGTGTGTATTGAAGGACCTGATTTTAATTGTCAGGAATggtggaaaaatattaaatcaatgagctggaaaaaaattatgataagaAAAACTGAAACTTTCCAATCAGttcaagaaaaaaatgaaagaaaatttcataattttgaagaaattatatttagaaatGCATCTAATAAATATAGCAAACATGCAGATATGAGTGGATTTTCTAAATACATGGAAGAGTTTGGTCTATCACAAGCATTTAATGAAGTTTTTAGACTAGGACCTGATTGA
- the LOC132901825 gene encoding putative nuclease HARBI1 isoform X1, translating into MNCLSFWKVISTNPEWQIKRNVSGTENKDPFDLDENAFIKEYRFFNKFGIPGVIGCIDCTHVRTVRPNEHEDRYFCRKKFHSLNVQLICDADQQILSVDASHPGSLHDSFIWSHHPVTWVLTMKNDDDTYFGCRTRHTGSILYTKACKG; encoded by the exons ATGAACTGTTTGAGTTTTTGGAAAGTGATTTCAACGAATCCAGAAtggcaaataaaaagaaacgttTCAGGAACAGAAAATAAGGATCCTTTTGACTTAGATGAAAATGCTTTCATCAAGGAGTACAG atttttcaataaattcggTATCCCTGGTGTGATTGGATGTATAGATTGTACCCATGTTCGCACAGTAAGGCCTAATGAGCATGAAGATAGATATTTCTGTAGAAAGAAATTCCATTCTCTAAATGTTCAGTtg atttgtgATGCGGATCAACAAATCCTAAGTGTTGATGCGAGTCATCCAGGGTCACTTCATGACTCATTTATATGGAGCCACCATCCT GTAACTTGGGTACTCACAATGAAGAACGATGATGACACCTATTTTGGATGCAGAACCAGACACACCGGAAGCATATTATACACAAAAGCATGTAAAGGCTAG
- the LOC132901825 gene encoding putative nuclease HARBI1 isoform X2 → MNCLSFWKVISTNPEWQIKRNVSGTENKDPFDLDENAFIKEYRFFNKFGIPGVIGCIDCTHVRTVRPNEHEDRYFCRKKFHSLNVQLICDADQQILSVDASHPGSLHDSFIWSHHPVCYHLENLGSEATWLLGNLGTHNEER, encoded by the exons ATGAACTGTTTGAGTTTTTGGAAAGTGATTTCAACGAATCCAGAAtggcaaataaaaagaaacgttTCAGGAACAGAAAATAAGGATCCTTTTGACTTAGATGAAAATGCTTTCATCAAGGAGTACAG atttttcaataaattcggTATCCCTGGTGTGATTGGATGTATAGATTGTACCCATGTTCGCACAGTAAGGCCTAATGAGCATGAAGATAGATATTTCTGTAGAAAGAAATTCCATTCTCTAAATGTTCAGTtg atttgtgATGCGGATCAACAAATCCTAAGTGTTGATGCGAGTCATCCAGGGTCACTTCATGACTCATTTATATGGAGCCACCATCCTGTATGTTACCATTTAGAAAATTTAGGGTCTGAAGCAACATGGCTTTTAG GTAACTTGGGTACTCACAATGAAGAACGATGA